In one Streptomyces sp. NBC_01288 genomic region, the following are encoded:
- a CDS encoding gamma-glutamylcyclotransferase, translated as MSLYAAYAGNLDARLMTRRAPHSPLRATGWLNGWRLTFGGEHMGWEGALATIVEAPRSQVFVALYEIAPPDEDSMDRWEGVGLDVYRRMRVRVHTLEGEEPVWLYVLNGYEGGLPSARYLGELADAAESAGAPHDYVMELRKRPC; from the coding sequence ATGTCGCTCTACGCCGCGTACGCCGGCAATCTCGACGCGCGGCTGATGACCCGCCGCGCCCCGCACTCGCCGTTGCGCGCCACGGGCTGGCTGAACGGGTGGCGGCTGACTTTCGGCGGCGAGCACATGGGCTGGGAGGGCGCGCTCGCGACGATCGTGGAGGCCCCGCGCTCCCAGGTCTTCGTCGCGCTGTACGAGATCGCGCCGCCCGACGAGGACTCCATGGACCGGTGGGAGGGCGTCGGCCTCGACGTCTACCGCCGCATGCGGGTCCGGGTGCACACCCTGGAGGGCGAGGAACCCGTCTGGCTGTACGTCCTCAACGGGTACGAGGGCGGGCTCCCGTCGGCGCGGTATCTCGGTGAACTCGCCGACGCCGCCGAGTCCGCGGGCGCGCCGCACGACTATGTGATGGAGCTGCGGAAGCGTCCCTGCTGA
- a CDS encoding purine-nucleoside phosphorylase, with translation MNASLLPDDIQGDPHAAADAAATRLRELTGAETHDVALVMGSGWGPAVDALGVSEADFPVTELPGFPPPAVEGHGGRVRSYKIGDKRALVFLGRTHYYEGRGVAAVAHGVRTAVAAGCKTIVLTNGCGGLREGMRPGQPVLISDHINLTATSPIVGANFVDLTDLYSPRLRALCKEIDPALEEGVYAQFPGPHYETPAEIRMARVIGADLVGMSTVLEAIAAREAGAEVLGISLVTNLAAGMTGEPLNHEEVLQAGRDSASQMGSLLAQVLGRL, from the coding sequence GTGAACGCATCTCTTCTTCCGGACGACATCCAGGGCGACCCCCATGCCGCCGCTGACGCCGCCGCCACGCGCCTGCGCGAACTGACGGGCGCCGAGACCCACGACGTCGCCCTTGTGATGGGCTCCGGCTGGGGACCGGCCGTCGACGCGCTCGGCGTTTCCGAGGCCGACTTCCCCGTCACCGAGCTGCCCGGTTTCCCGCCGCCGGCCGTCGAGGGACACGGGGGCCGGGTCCGCTCGTACAAGATCGGCGACAAGCGCGCGCTGGTCTTCCTCGGCCGTACCCACTACTACGAGGGCCGCGGGGTCGCCGCCGTCGCGCACGGCGTCCGTACCGCCGTCGCCGCCGGCTGCAAGACCATCGTCCTGACCAACGGCTGCGGTGGCCTGCGCGAAGGCATGCGACCCGGCCAGCCGGTCCTGATCAGCGACCACATCAACCTCACGGCCACGTCCCCCATCGTCGGCGCGAACTTCGTCGACCTGACCGACCTGTACTCCCCCCGGCTGCGCGCCCTGTGCAAGGAGATCGACCCGGCTCTGGAGGAGGGTGTCTACGCCCAGTTCCCCGGGCCGCACTACGAGACTCCGGCCGAGATCCGCATGGCTCGGGTGATCGGGGCGGACCTGGTGGGCATGTCGACGGTGCTGGAAGCCATCGCGGCGCGCGAGGCGGGTGCGGAGGTGCTGGGCATCTCCCTGGTGACGAACCTCGCCGCGGGTATGACCGGCGAACCGCTGAACCACGAGGAGGTCCTCCAGGCCGGCCGGGATTCCGCTTCGCAGATGGGGTCACTGTTGGCCCAGGTGCTCGGGCGGTTGTAG
- a CDS encoding phospho-sugar mutase, translated as MHADLIAQARTWLAEDPDADTRDELAKLIDAGDVAELAERFSGTLQFGTAGLRGELGAGPMRMNRAVVIRAAAGLAAYLRKTGHTDGTGTVVIGYDARHKSADFARDTAAVMVGAGLKAAVLPRPLPTPVLAFAIRHLGAIAGVEVTASHNPPRDNGYKVYLGDGSQIVPPADAEIAAEIEAIGSLHDVARPDTGWEILDDAVLDAYLARTDAVLAPDSPRTARTVYTAMHGVGKDVLLAAFARAGFPEPVLVAEQAEPDPDFPTVAFPNPEEPGAMDLAFAQARASDPDLIIANDPDADRCAAAVKADGKWRMLRGDEVGSLLAAHLVRRGARGTFAESIVSSSLLGRIAEKAGLPYEETLTGFKWIARVEGLRYGYEEALGYCVDPDGVRDKDGITAALLITELASELKAEGRDLLDLLDDLAVEHGLHATDQLSVRVEDLTVIADAMRRLREQPPTALAGLAVTKAEDLTEGTEKLPPTDGLRYTLDGARVIVRPSGTEPKLKCYLEVVVPVATHADLPAARAQATETLATIKRDLSAAAGI; from the coding sequence GTGCACGCCGATCTCATCGCGCAGGCCAGGACCTGGCTCGCCGAGGACCCCGACGCGGACACCCGTGACGAGCTCGCCAAGCTCATCGACGCGGGGGACGTCGCCGAGCTCGCGGAGCGCTTCAGCGGCACCCTCCAGTTCGGCACCGCCGGCCTCCGGGGCGAACTGGGCGCCGGGCCCATGCGGATGAACCGTGCGGTCGTCATCCGGGCCGCCGCCGGACTCGCCGCGTACCTCAGGAAGACCGGCCACACCGACGGCACCGGAACCGTCGTCATCGGCTACGACGCCCGCCACAAGTCGGCGGACTTCGCCCGCGACACCGCCGCGGTGATGGTCGGCGCGGGACTCAAGGCGGCCGTACTCCCCCGCCCCCTCCCCACCCCCGTACTCGCCTTCGCCATACGGCACTTGGGCGCGATCGCGGGCGTGGAGGTCACCGCCAGCCACAACCCGCCACGGGACAACGGTTACAAGGTCTACCTCGGCGACGGCTCCCAGATCGTGCCCCCGGCCGACGCGGAGATCGCCGCCGAGATCGAGGCGATCGGCTCACTGCACGACGTGGCCCGTCCGGACACCGGCTGGGAGATCCTCGACGACGCCGTCCTCGACGCCTACCTCGCCCGCACCGACGCCGTCCTCGCCCCCGACTCCCCCCGCACCGCCCGCACCGTCTACACCGCGATGCACGGCGTCGGCAAGGACGTACTGCTGGCCGCGTTCGCCCGGGCCGGGTTCCCGGAACCCGTGCTCGTCGCCGAACAGGCCGAGCCCGACCCGGACTTCCCGACCGTCGCGTTCCCCAACCCGGAGGAGCCCGGCGCGATGGACCTCGCCTTCGCGCAGGCCCGTGCCAGCGACCCCGACCTGATCATCGCCAACGACCCCGACGCCGACCGCTGCGCCGCAGCCGTGAAGGCGGACGGGAAGTGGCGGATGCTGCGCGGCGACGAGGTCGGTTCACTCCTCGCCGCACACCTCGTGCGACGCGGCGCCCGGGGCACCTTCGCCGAGTCGATCGTGTCCTCGTCCCTCCTCGGCCGTATCGCCGAGAAGGCGGGTCTGCCCTACGAGGAGACCCTCACCGGCTTCAAGTGGATCGCCCGGGTGGAGGGCCTTCGCTACGGCTATGAGGAAGCCCTCGGTTACTGCGTGGACCCGGACGGCGTGCGCGACAAGGACGGCATCACGGCCGCCCTCCTCATCACCGAGCTGGCCTCCGAGCTGAAGGCCGAGGGGCGCGATCTGCTCGACCTCCTCGACGATCTCGCCGTCGAGCACGGCCTGCACGCCACCGATCAACTCTCCGTCCGCGTCGAGGACTTGACCGTCATCGCGGACGCCATGCGGCGGCTGCGCGAGCAGCCGCCGACCGCGCTCGCGGGGCTGGCCGTCACCAAGGCCGAGGACCTGACCGAGGGCACGGAGAAGCTCCCGCCCACGGACGGCCTGCGCTACACGCTCGACGGCGCCCGGGTCATCGTCCGGCCCAGCGGCACCGAGCCCAAACTGAAGTGCTACCTGGAGGTCGTGGTGCCCGTCGCCACGCACGCCGATCTCCCAGCGGCCCGCGCGCAGGCGACCGAGACCCTCGCGACGATCAAGCGGGACCTGTCGGCGGCGGCCGGTATCTGA
- a CDS encoding PH domain-containing protein produces the protein MTTPHPEPKDRIYRSPAGLIGGVLLLAIACWLGIDALVSGHGRTPWLALAGLILVVPAIAAFTLRPAVYAGPDRLRVRNPFRVVVLPWGEIASLRSGFSNEVVTKAGAKFQLWSVPVSLRGRKKAARREAKAAAEAAGARRGGRSGALGFGGGIGGFGGGMGAGSGMRGGAVQAGPTRAESDQIMADLRELLEAREQAESAQGEVTVRWAYEVIGPVVAGAVLLAILLATG, from the coding sequence ATGACGACCCCGCACCCCGAGCCCAAAGACCGGATCTACCGCTCACCCGCGGGCCTCATCGGCGGTGTCCTGCTGCTGGCCATCGCCTGCTGGCTCGGCATCGACGCCCTCGTGTCCGGCCACGGCCGCACCCCGTGGCTCGCGCTGGCCGGCCTGATCCTCGTCGTCCCGGCGATCGCCGCGTTCACGCTCCGCCCGGCCGTGTACGCGGGCCCGGACCGGCTGCGCGTCCGCAACCCGTTCCGGGTCGTCGTACTGCCGTGGGGCGAGATCGCCAGCCTGCGGTCCGGGTTCTCGAACGAGGTCGTCACGAAGGCGGGCGCCAAGTTCCAGCTGTGGTCGGTCCCGGTCTCGCTGCGCGGCCGCAAGAAGGCGGCACGGCGCGAGGCGAAGGCCGCGGCGGAGGCGGCGGGAGCGCGGCGCGGCGGCAGGTCCGGCGCCCTGGGCTTCGGCGGCGGCATCGGCGGGTTCGGCGGCGGCATGGGCGCGGGCAGCGGCATGCGGGGCGGCGCCGTGCAGGCCGGGCCCACGCGCGCGGAGTCCGACCAGATCATGGCCGACCTGCGCGAGCTGCTGGAGGCCAGGGAGCAGGCGGAGTCGGCGCAGGGCGAGGTCACCGTGCGGTGGGCGTACGAGGTGATCGGGCCGGTGGTCGCCGGTGCGGTACTCCTGGCGATCCTGCTGGCGACGGGCTGA
- the deoC gene encoding deoxyribose-phosphate aldolase, which yields MPITAPAAAHALGEVTASDSTLRRFLHGLPGVDAVGLEARAASLGTRSIKTTAKAYAIDLAISMVDLTTLEGADTPGKVRALGAKAVRPDPTDRTSPSTAAVCVYPDMVATAKEAVAGSSVKVASVATAFPAGRAALDVKLADVRDAVAAGADEIDMVIDRGAFLAGNYMKVYDEIVAVKEASGAARLKVIFETGELSTYDNIRRASWLGMLAGADFIKTSTGKVAVNATPANTLLMLEAVRDFRAQTGIQVGVKPAGGIRTSKDAIKFLVIVNETAGEDWLDNHWFRFGASSLLNDLLMQRQKLATGRYSGPDYVTVD from the coding sequence ATGCCCATCACTGCACCTGCTGCTGCACACGCACTCGGCGAGGTAACGGCTTCCGACAGCACGCTGCGCCGTTTCCTTCACGGGCTGCCCGGCGTCGACGCGGTCGGCCTGGAGGCGCGTGCCGCCTCGCTCGGGACCCGTTCCATCAAGACCACCGCGAAGGCGTACGCCATCGACCTCGCCATCTCGATGGTCGACCTGACGACGCTGGAAGGCGCGGACACCCCGGGCAAGGTCCGGGCGCTCGGCGCCAAGGCGGTCCGCCCCGACCCGACCGACCGCACGAGCCCCTCGACCGCGGCCGTCTGTGTCTATCCGGACATGGTGGCCACCGCGAAGGAGGCCGTCGCCGGTTCCTCCGTGAAGGTCGCCTCCGTCGCCACCGCCTTCCCGGCCGGCCGCGCCGCGCTCGACGTGAAGCTGGCCGACGTGCGGGACGCGGTCGCCGCGGGCGCCGACGAGATCGACATGGTCATCGACCGCGGGGCGTTCCTCGCGGGCAACTACATGAAGGTGTACGACGAGATCGTCGCCGTGAAGGAGGCCTCGGGCGCCGCCCGCCTGAAGGTCATCTTCGAGACCGGCGAACTCTCGACGTACGACAACATCCGCCGTGCGAGCTGGCTCGGCATGCTGGCCGGCGCGGACTTCATCAAGACGTCGACGGGCAAGGTCGCCGTCAACGCGACGCCCGCGAACACCCTGTTGATGCTGGAGGCGGTCCGCGACTTCCGCGCCCAGACCGGTATCCAGGTCGGCGTGAAGCCCGCGGGCGGTATCCGCACCTCCAAGGACGCGATCAAGTTCCTGGTCATCGTCAACGAGACGGCGGGCGAGGACTGGCTGGACAACCACTGGTTCCGCTTCGGCGCGTCCTCGCTCCTGAACGACCTGCTGATGCAGCGTCAGAAGCTGGCCACCGGCCGCTACTCCGGCCCCGACTACGTGACGGTGGACTGA
- a CDS encoding aldehyde dehydrogenase family protein produces MATFDYAPAPESRSVVDIAPSYGLFIDGEFTESADGKVFKTVSPSTEEVLSEIAQAGEADVDRAVRAARKAFEKWSALPGSERAKYLFRIARIIQERSRELAVLETLDNGKPIKETRDADLPLVAAHFFYYAGWADKLDHAGFGANPQPLGVAGQVIPWNFPLLMLAWKIAPALATGNTVVLKPAETTPLSALFFADICRQAGLPKGVVNILPGYGDSGAALVAHPDVNKVAFTGSTAVGKAIARQVAGTTKKVTLELGGKGANIVFDDAPVDQAVEGIVTGIFFNQGQICCAGSRLLVQESIQDELLDSLKRRLSTLRLGDPLDKNTDIGAINSAEQLSRITTLVEQGEAEGAERWSPSCELPSSGYWFAPTLFTNVTQAHTVARDEIFGPVLSVLTFRTPEEAVAKANNTQYGLSAGIWTEKGSRILAVASKLRAGVIWSNTFNKFDPTSPFGGYKESGYGREGGRHGLEAYLDV; encoded by the coding sequence ATGGCTACTTTCGACTACGCACCCGCCCCCGAGTCCCGCTCGGTCGTCGACATCGCGCCCTCCTACGGCCTGTTCATCGACGGCGAGTTCACGGAATCGGCGGACGGCAAGGTCTTCAAGACCGTCTCCCCCTCCACCGAAGAGGTCCTCTCCGAGATCGCCCAGGCCGGCGAGGCGGACGTCGACCGCGCGGTGAGGGCCGCCCGCAAGGCCTTCGAGAAGTGGTCGGCGCTGCCCGGCTCCGAGCGCGCCAAGTACCTGTTCCGCATCGCCCGGATCATCCAGGAGCGCAGCCGCGAACTGGCCGTCCTGGAAACCCTGGACAACGGCAAGCCCATCAAGGAGACGAGGGACGCCGACCTCCCCCTGGTCGCTGCGCACTTCTTCTACTACGCGGGCTGGGCCGACAAGTTGGACCATGCCGGCTTCGGGGCGAACCCGCAGCCCCTGGGCGTCGCGGGCCAGGTCATCCCCTGGAACTTCCCGCTCCTGATGCTCGCGTGGAAGATCGCCCCGGCACTGGCGACCGGCAACACGGTCGTCCTGAAGCCCGCGGAGACCACCCCCCTCTCGGCGTTGTTCTTCGCGGACATCTGCCGCCAGGCCGGCCTCCCCAAGGGTGTCGTCAACATCCTTCCGGGCTACGGCGATTCGGGCGCCGCGCTCGTAGCGCACCCGGACGTGAACAAGGTCGCCTTCACCGGTTCCACGGCGGTCGGCAAGGCGATCGCGCGCCAGGTGGCCGGCACGACCAAGAAGGTCACCCTCGAACTCGGCGGCAAGGGCGCGAACATCGTCTTCGACGACGCCCCCGTCGACCAGGCGGTGGAGGGGATCGTCACGGGCATCTTCTTCAACCAGGGCCAGATCTGCTGCGCGGGATCGCGCCTCCTCGTCCAAGAGTCCATCCAGGACGAGCTGTTGGACTCCCTGAAGCGCAGGCTCTCCACCCTCCGCCTCGGCGACCCGCTCGACAAGAACACGGATATCGGCGCGATCAACTCCGCCGAGCAGCTCTCCCGCATCACCACCCTCGTGGAACAGGGCGAGGCGGAGGGTGCCGAGCGCTGGTCCCCGTCCTGTGAACTCCCGTCCTCCGGCTACTGGTTCGCCCCGACGCTCTTCACGAACGTCACCCAGGCGCACACCGTCGCCCGCGACGAGATCTTCGGCCCGGTGCTGTCGGTGCTGACCTTCCGTACGCCCGAGGAGGCGGTCGCGAAGGCCAACAACACGCAGTACGGCCTCTCGGCGGGCATCTGGACGGAGAAGGGCTCCCGCATCCTCGCGGTCGCGAGCAAGCTGCGCGCGGGTGTCATCTGGTCCAACACGTTCAACAAGTTCGACCCGACCTCGCCGTTCGGCGGCTACAAGGAGTCGGGCTACGGCCGCGAGGGCGGTCGCCACGGCCTGGAGGCGTACCTCGATGTCTGA
- a CDS encoding aldehyde dehydrogenase family protein: MSDARLSVFKTYKLYVGGKFPRSESGRVYEVTDSKGKWLANAPRSSRKDARDAVVAARKAFGGWSGATAYNRGQILYRIAEMLEARKDQFAREVADAEGLSKTKAAAVVDAAIDRWVWYAGWTDKIAQVVGGANPVAGPYFNLSSPEPTGVVTVLAPQESSLLGLISVIAPVIATGNTVIVIASENSPLPALSLGEVLATSDLPGGVVNILSGNTAEIAAPLAAHQDVNAIDLAGADDVLAKDLEIAAADNLKRVLRPHPVDYTETPGIDRLTAFLETKTVWHPTGSLGAGGSSY, translated from the coding sequence ATGTCTGACGCACGACTGTCCGTCTTCAAGACCTACAAGCTGTACGTCGGCGGGAAGTTCCCGCGTTCCGAGAGCGGCCGGGTGTACGAGGTGACCGACTCAAAGGGCAAGTGGCTGGCGAACGCGCCCCGGTCCTCCCGCAAGGACGCCCGCGACGCGGTCGTAGCGGCCCGCAAGGCGTTCGGCGGCTGGTCCGGCGCGACGGCGTACAACCGCGGCCAGATCCTCTACCGCATCGCCGAGATGCTGGAGGCCCGCAAGGACCAGTTCGCGCGTGAAGTCGCGGACGCGGAGGGCCTGTCGAAGACCAAGGCGGCCGCGGTCGTCGACGCGGCGATCGACCGCTGGGTCTGGTACGCGGGCTGGACGGACAAGATCGCGCAGGTGGTCGGGGGCGCGAACCCGGTAGCGGGCCCGTACTTCAACCTCTCCTCGCCCGAGCCGACGGGCGTGGTCACCGTCCTGGCCCCCCAGGAATCATCGCTCCTCGGCCTGATCTCGGTCATCGCCCCGGTGATCGCGACCGGCAACACGGTCATCGTCATCGCGAGCGAGAACTCCCCGCTCCCCGCCCTCTCGTTGGGCGAGGTCCTGGCCACCTCCGACCTCCCCGGCGGAGTCGTCAACATCCTCTCCGGCAACACGGCGGAGATCGCGGCCCCCCTCGCCGCCCACCAGGACGTCAACGCGATCGACTTGGCGGGCGCAGACGACGTACTGGCGAAGGACCTGGAGATCGCAGCGGCCGACAACCTCAAGCGAGTTCTCCGTCCACACCCTGTGGACTACACGGAGACTCCCGGCATCGACCGCCTGACAGCCTTCCTGGAGACAAAGACGGTCTGGCACCCCACAGGTTCACTGGGAGCAGGCGGCTCCTCGTACTAA
- a CDS encoding uridine kinase family protein produces MSIISPSPARVVLLCGPSGSGKSLVSARSGLPVLRLDDFYKEGDDPTLPQVAGSSDIDWDHPDSWDADVAVAAIVELCRTGRTDVPVYDISLSARTGTEVVDVGRTPLFIAEGIFAAEVITRCQELGVLADALCLSRGPMRTFRRRFLRDLREGRKSVPFLLRRGWRLMRLERSIVARQTGLGAYACDKDEALGRLAAAAVGRRPARISPASSPS; encoded by the coding sequence GTGAGCATCATTTCCCCGTCACCGGCCCGTGTCGTGCTGCTGTGCGGCCCCTCGGGTTCCGGCAAGTCCCTCGTCTCCGCCCGGTCCGGCCTGCCCGTGCTGCGGCTCGACGACTTCTACAAAGAGGGCGACGACCCGACGCTGCCGCAGGTGGCGGGGAGTTCGGACATCGACTGGGACCACCCGGACTCCTGGGACGCGGACGTGGCGGTCGCCGCGATCGTCGAGCTGTGCCGCACGGGCCGTACGGACGTACCGGTCTACGACATCTCGCTGAGCGCGCGCACGGGCACGGAGGTGGTCGACGTGGGCCGGACCCCGTTGTTCATAGCGGAGGGCATCTTCGCCGCCGAGGTCATCACCCGGTGCCAGGAGCTGGGCGTCCTCGCGGACGCGCTGTGCCTGAGCCGCGGTCCGATGCGCACTTTCCGGCGCCGCTTCCTGCGGGATCTGAGGGAGGGCCGTAAGTCCGTGCCGTTCCTGTTGCGCCGCGGCTGGCGGCTGATGCGGCTGGAGCGCTCGATCGTGGCCCGGCAGACCGGACTCGGCGCGTACGCCTGCGACAAGGACGAGGCGCTGGGACGGCTGGCCGCGGCGGCGGTGGGCCGGCGCCCGGCGCGAATCAGTCCGGCGTCTTCTCCGTCATAG
- a CDS encoding SigE family RNA polymerase sigma factor encodes MNTLHSTSNNAVITRLHDVTRGSEKSGAVNGRGCARSVGRQHTGYMTVVDAHTGEAHGGSAYREDTGERHSLSEAEFTAYVQERRASLYATAYHLTGDRFEAEDLLQSALFSTYKAWDRISDKAAVGGYLRRTMTNLHISAWRRRKLNEYPTEELPETPGDTDAMRGTELRAVLWQALSRLPELQRTMLVLRYYEGRTDPEIAEILDISVGTVKSSIWRSLRRMREDEVLSFGRDEEDAFGELVA; translated from the coding sequence ATGAACACGCTGCACAGCACCAGCAACAACGCAGTCATCACGCGTCTGCACGACGTCACCCGGGGTTCCGAGAAGTCCGGCGCTGTGAACGGGCGGGGGTGCGCTCGCAGCGTCGGGCGTCAGCACACCGGTTACATGACGGTGGTTGACGCGCACACGGGGGAAGCGCATGGGGGAAGCGCGTACAGGGAGGACACGGGGGAGCGGCACTCGCTGTCGGAGGCGGAGTTCACCGCCTACGTCCAGGAGCGCCGCGCCTCCCTGTACGCCACCGCGTACCACCTGACCGGCGATCGCTTCGAGGCCGAGGACCTGCTCCAGAGCGCGCTGTTCTCGACGTACAAGGCGTGGGACCGGATCAGCGACAAGGCCGCGGTCGGGGGCTACCTCCGCCGCACCATGACGAACCTGCACATCAGCGCGTGGCGCCGCCGCAAGCTGAACGAGTACCCGACCGAGGAACTGCCGGAGACGCCCGGCGACACGGACGCGATGCGCGGCACGGAACTGCGCGCGGTCCTGTGGCAGGCGCTGTCCCGGCTGCCGGAACTCCAGCGCACCATGCTGGTCCTCCGCTACTACGAGGGCCGCACGGACCCGGAGATCGCGGAGATCCTCGACATCAGTGTCGGCACGGTGAAGTCCAGCATCTGGCGGTCGCTCCGCCGTATGCGCGAGGACGAGGTCCTCAGCTTCGGCCGTGACGAGGAGGACGCCTTCGGGGAGCTTGTCGCCTGA
- the afsQ1 gene encoding two-component system response regulator AfsQ1 yields the protein MPSLLLIEDDDAIRTALELSLTRQGHRVATAASGEDGLKLLREQRPDLIVLDVMLPGIDGFEVCRRIRRTDTLPIILLTARSDDIDIVVGLESGADDYVVKPVQGRVLDARIRAVLRRGEREANDAASFGSLVIDRAAMTVTKNGEDLQLTPTELRLLLELSRRPGQALSRQQLLRLVWEHDYLGDSRLVDACVQRLRAKVEDIPSSPTLIRTVRGVGYRLDSPQ from the coding sequence GTGCCTTCCCTGTTGCTGATCGAGGACGACGACGCCATCCGGACGGCCCTGGAGCTCTCGCTGACGCGCCAGGGACACCGGGTAGCCACCGCTGCCAGCGGCGAGGACGGTCTGAAGCTGTTGCGTGAGCAGCGGCCGGACCTGATCGTGCTGGATGTGATGCTGCCCGGCATCGACGGTTTCGAGGTGTGCCGCCGTATCCGGCGCACGGACACGCTGCCGATCATTCTGCTCACCGCGCGCAGCGACGACATCGACATCGTCGTCGGACTGGAGTCCGGTGCCGACGACTACGTGGTCAAACCCGTGCAGGGGCGCGTGCTGGACGCCCGTATCCGGGCCGTGCTGCGGCGCGGCGAGCGGGAGGCGAACGACGCGGCGTCGTTCGGTTCGCTCGTCATCGACCGGGCCGCGATGACCGTCACGAAGAACGGCGAGGACCTCCAACTCACGCCCACCGAGCTGCGGTTGCTGCTGGAGCTGAGCCGGCGGCCCGGACAGGCCCTGTCCCGGCAGCAGTTGCTGCGCCTGGTGTGGGAGCACGACTACCTCGGCGACTCGCGCCTGGTGGACGCCTGTGTCCAGCGGCTGCGCGCCAAGGTCGAGGACATCCCGTCGTCCCCGACCCTCATCCGTACCGTGCGCGGCGTCGGCTACCGCCTGGACTCGCCTCAGTGA